A single genomic interval of Lathyrus oleraceus cultivar Zhongwan6 chromosome 7, CAAS_Psat_ZW6_1.0, whole genome shotgun sequence harbors:
- the LOC127103123 gene encoding uncharacterized protein LOC127103123 has product MEADNNLAITVERIMARNGVDIGLHKPDYTSPLSEYVLQAELPPKWKVPKFTKFSGDTSESTVEHAARYLIEAGEIANNESLRIKYFPSSLTENSFTWFTILLVNSIYTWTSLERLFHEKFYMGQSEISLKELSSIKRMFTKSIDDYLNMFRLLKARCFTQVPEHELVKKAAGGLDYSIRKKLDTQYLRDMAQLADRLRHVERLKDEKSRANKNNRKDRIAYVELGNNKPETFGEHVDFDEGGIDLVELKQGPPYSYKVLTPSSGKNPVEPDKDTRFPKKTYTFDVTKCGKIFDLLLNDWPDDSAS; this is encoded by the coding sequence ATGGAAGCAGATAATAATCTAGCAATCACGGTCGAAAGAATCATGGCGCGAAATGGGGTAGACATTGGCCTCCATAAGCCAGATTATACTTCCCCTTTATCAGAGTATGTTCTGCAGGCGGAATTACCCCCCAAGTGGAAAGTTCCTAAATTCACCAAGTTTTCTGGGGATACTAGTGAATCCACTGTAGAACACGCGGCCAGATACCTCATAGAGGCGGGGGAAATTGCAAACAATGAGAGTCTTAGGATAAAATATTTCCCAAGTTCTCTTACGGAGAATTCCTTTACGTGGTTCACCATATTACTAGTGAACTCCATTTACACTTGGACTTCTTTGGAAAGACTGTTCCATGAGAAATTTTACATGGGGCAGTCGGAGATAAGTCTGAAAGAGTTATCCAGTATCAAACGAATGTTTACTAAGTCAATAGATGATTACCTGAACATGTTTCGTCTACTTAAGGCAAGATGTTTTACGCAAGTTCCTGAGCATGAATTGGTCAAAAAAGCCGCTGGTGGCCTCGACTATTCTATTAGGAAAAAGTTGGATACACAATACCTGAGAGATATGGCCCAGTTGGCTGATAGACTTCGACATGTGGAGCGTTTGAAGGATGAGAAATCCAGAGCAAACAAAAACAATAGGAAGGATAGAATAGCCTATGTCGAATTAGGCAACAACAAACCTGAAACGTTTGGGGAACATGTAGATTTCGATGAAGGTGGGATCGACCTTGTTGAACTAAAGCAAGGACCACCCTATTCCTACAAAGTCCTAACTCCTTCAAGCGGAAAAAATCCAGTCGAACCAGATAAGGATACTAGGTTCCCTAAGAAGACTTATACCTTCGATGTTACTAAATGTGGCAAAATCTTTGATTTACTTCTTAACGATTGGCCAGATGATAGTGCGTCCTGA